A region of Toxorhynchites rutilus septentrionalis strain SRP chromosome 1, ASM2978413v1, whole genome shotgun sequence DNA encodes the following proteins:
- the LOC129766073 gene encoding RNA-binding protein squid isoform X3, whose product MADNQDQEMNGSSQDLDLNGESKQDSNSANGNGDSPAVRDDDRKLFVGGLSWETSDKELKEHFGQYGEIESINVKTDPNTGRSRGFAFIVYKSAESIDKVVAAGDHVINNKKVDPKKAKARHGKIFVGGLTTEISDEEIKTFFGQFGNIVDVEMPFDKQKNQRKGFCFITFDSEQVVNELLKTPKQTISGKEVDVKKATPKPDNMQMGGPMGGRGGMRGPPPRGMRGGRGGPGGPKSYGQGWGGQGYGGGYGQGGYGAYGDYYGGWGWDYNGYDYSHYGAGGGYQGGKQRGGGGGGGGGRQPRHTPY is encoded by the exons atggcCGATAATCAGGATCAGGAGATGAACGGTTCTAGCCAAGATCTAGATCTGAATGGCGAATCGAAGCAGGATAGCAATTCTGCGAACGGAAACGGCGACTCCCCTGCAGTGCGTGATGACGACAG AAAATTATTCGTTGGTGGACTTAGTTGGGAAACATCAGACA AGGAACTCAAGGAACACTTCGGCCAGTATGGTGAAATCGAGAGCATCAATGTCAAAACCGATCCCAACACCGGGCGCTCCCGAGGATTCGCGTTCATCGTGTACAAGAGTGCCGAATCCATTGACAAAGTGGTCGCCGCTGGCGATCATGTCATCAACAACAAAAAGGTCGACCCGAAGAAGGCCAAAGCGCGCCACGGCAAAATCTTTGTCGGTGGGTTGACAACCGAGATTAGCGACGAGGAGATCAAGACCTTTTTCGGACAGTTTGGAAAT ATTGTTGACGTGGAAATGCCGTTCGACAAGCAGAAGAACCAACGGAAGGGATTCTGTTTCATCACCTTCGACTCGGAGCAGGTGGTGAACGAGCTGCTGAAGACCCCCAAGCAGACCATTTCCGGCAAGGAAGTGGACGTGAAGAAGGCGACACCAAAGCCCGATAACATGCAGATGGGTGGCCCAATGGGCGGACGAGGCGGTATGCGTGGCCCACCACCACGCGGAATGCGAGGGGGACGTGGAGGCCCAGGAGGACCAAaaa GCTACGGACAAGGCTGGGGCGGACAGGGATACGGCGGAGGATACGGCCAGGGCGGATACGGTGCATACGGTGACTATTATGGCGGTTGGGGATGGGACTACAACGGTTATGATTACTCTCACTACG
- the LOC129766073 gene encoding RNA-binding protein squid isoform X4, with amino-acid sequence MADNQDQEMNGSSQDLDLNGESKQDSNSANGNGDSPAVRDDDRKLFVGGLSWETSDKELKEHFGQYGEIESINVKTDPNTGRSRGFAFIVYKSAESIDKVVAAGDHVINNKKVDPKKAKARHGKIFVGGLTTEISDEEIKTFFGQFGNIVDVEMPFDKQKNQRKGFCFITFDSEQVVNELLKTPKQTISGKEVDVKKATPKPDNMQMGGPMGGRGGMRGPPPRGMRGGRGGPGGPKSYGQGWGGQGYGGGYGQGGYGAYGAGGGYQGGKQRGGGGGGGGGRQPRHTPY; translated from the exons atggcCGATAATCAGGATCAGGAGATGAACGGTTCTAGCCAAGATCTAGATCTGAATGGCGAATCGAAGCAGGATAGCAATTCTGCGAACGGAAACGGCGACTCCCCTGCAGTGCGTGATGACGACAG AAAATTATTCGTTGGTGGACTTAGTTGGGAAACATCAGACA AGGAACTCAAGGAACACTTCGGCCAGTATGGTGAAATCGAGAGCATCAATGTCAAAACCGATCCCAACACCGGGCGCTCCCGAGGATTCGCGTTCATCGTGTACAAGAGTGCCGAATCCATTGACAAAGTGGTCGCCGCTGGCGATCATGTCATCAACAACAAAAAGGTCGACCCGAAGAAGGCCAAAGCGCGCCACGGCAAAATCTTTGTCGGTGGGTTGACAACCGAGATTAGCGACGAGGAGATCAAGACCTTTTTCGGACAGTTTGGAAAT ATTGTTGACGTGGAAATGCCGTTCGACAAGCAGAAGAACCAACGGAAGGGATTCTGTTTCATCACCTTCGACTCGGAGCAGGTGGTGAACGAGCTGCTGAAGACCCCCAAGCAGACCATTTCCGGCAAGGAAGTGGACGTGAAGAAGGCGACACCAAAGCCCGATAACATGCAGATGGGTGGCCCAATGGGCGGACGAGGCGGTATGCGTGGCCCACCACCACGCGGAATGCGAGGGGGACGTGGAGGCCCAGGAGGACCAAaaa GCTACGGACAAGGCTGGGGCGGACAGGGATACGGCGGAGGATACGGCCAGGGCGGATACGGTGCATACG